In Pseudomonadales bacterium, a single window of DNA contains:
- a CDS encoding FTR1 family protein, which yields MRIVALVLAGLLLASLAVAAELDRSDVQTAWRLLDYIAVDYDGAVANGIVSNPTEYAEQLEFAATAASLIAGLPASPQQQALRDGAARLGQAIAARADVRQVAGIARELAAALLDAYPVPLAPGAVPDPVRGASLYAEHCARCHGESGNGDGAAAASLPIVPTAFTDPQRARQRSIFALYQVITQGLDDTPMQGYAKLSTDERWALAFFVARLAFPPALVAEGKRIWDGDAALQQRVPGLEALAGVTAAALGETLGPQPADAVTAYLRHHPEAVLAHGSGLLALAREHLAGSLDAYRSGNRQRAGKLALAAYLDGFEPLEPMLTVQRPQLLVRVEAAMGEYRAAIQRGESDARVAQRAEVLSELFDDVEATLAAGTSNAFAAFVGAATILLREGLEALLIVVAMIAFLHRAERRELMPYVHAGWVGALLAGVVTWAVATWAIEISGAGRELTEGFGSVFAALVLLSVGVWMHGKAQADQWQRYIHGKMSKVLSGRSAWLLFLLAFIVVYREVFETILFFAALWTQGNATAMLLGALGACLALALITWVLLRFSQRLPISKFFAYSSWLMAILAVVLAGKGVAALQEAGIIDMEPLAFLPRVAAVGFYPTVQTVLAQVLMILGLLIGFGWNRHHAVKHATSR from the coding sequence ATCCGGATCGTCGCGCTCGTGCTGGCGGGGCTGCTGCTGGCGAGTCTCGCCGTTGCGGCAGAGCTCGATCGCAGTGACGTCCAGACGGCGTGGCGGCTGCTCGACTACATCGCCGTCGACTACGACGGAGCCGTTGCCAACGGCATTGTCTCCAACCCGACCGAGTACGCCGAGCAGCTCGAGTTTGCCGCAACGGCGGCGTCGCTGATCGCGGGACTTCCGGCCAGTCCGCAACAGCAGGCGCTGCGCGATGGAGCCGCACGGCTCGGGCAGGCGATCGCTGCCAGAGCCGATGTGCGGCAGGTCGCCGGGATCGCGCGCGAACTTGCGGCCGCGCTGCTGGATGCGTATCCCGTGCCGCTCGCGCCGGGTGCGGTGCCCGATCCCGTGCGTGGAGCCAGCCTGTACGCCGAGCACTGCGCGAGGTGTCATGGTGAAAGCGGCAACGGTGACGGGGCGGCAGCGGCGAGCCTGCCGATAGTGCCGACTGCATTCACCGACCCGCAGCGCGCGCGCCAGCGCAGCATCTTTGCGCTCTACCAGGTCATCACGCAGGGTCTCGACGACACCCCGATGCAAGGCTACGCGAAGCTGTCGACGGATGAGCGCTGGGCGCTGGCGTTCTTCGTCGCCCGGCTCGCGTTTCCGCCGGCGTTGGTGGCTGAAGGCAAGCGGATCTGGGACGGCGATGCTGCGCTGCAGCAACGGGTCCCAGGCCTCGAGGCACTTGCGGGCGTGACCGCGGCAGCACTCGGCGAGACGCTCGGGCCACAACCGGCCGACGCCGTGACGGCCTATCTGCGCCACCATCCCGAGGCCGTGCTTGCGCACGGGTCCGGCCTGCTCGCACTGGCACGCGAGCACCTCGCCGGCAGTCTCGACGCATATCGCTCCGGCAATCGCCAGCGAGCCGGCAAGCTCGCGCTCGCTGCCTACCTGGACGGCTTCGAACCGCTCGAGCCGATGCTCACGGTGCAGCGGCCGCAGCTTCTGGTCCGGGTCGAAGCGGCGATGGGCGAGTACCGCGCCGCGATCCAGCGTGGCGAGAGCGATGCACGGGTTGCGCAGCGTGCAGAGGTGCTGAGCGAGCTCTTCGACGATGTCGAGGCGACGCTCGCAGCGGGCACGAGCAACGCCTTCGCGGCCTTTGTCGGTGCAGCGACGATCCTGTTGCGCGAGGGACTGGAGGCGCTTCTGATCGTCGTCGCGATGATCGCGTTCCTGCACCGGGCCGAACGTCGCGAGCTGATGCCGTACGTGCACGCCGGATGGGTGGGCGCGCTGCTGGCGGGCGTGGTGACGTGGGCCGTGGCGACATGGGCGATCGAGATCAGCGGGGCAGGGCGTGAACTGACCGAAGGCTTCGGGTCGGTCTTCGCCGCGCTGGTGCTGCTCTCGGTCGGCGTCTGGATGCACGGCAAGGCTCAGGCCGACCAGTGGCAGCGCTACATCCACGGCAAGATGTCGAAGGTGCTTTCGGGTCGTTCCGCATGGCTGCTGTTTCTGCTCGCGTTCATCGTCGTCTATCGCGAAGTCTTCGAGACGATCCTGTTCTTTGCAGCGCTCTGGACGCAGGGCAACGCCACCGCGATGCTGCTGGGGGCGCTCGGTGCCTGCCTTGCGCTGGCATTGATCACCTGGGTCCTGCTGCGGTTCAGCCAGCGGCTGCCGATCAGCAAGTTCTTTGCCTACAGTTCGTGGCTGATGGCCATCCTGGCAGTCGTTCTGGCCGGCAAGGGAGTTGCGGCCCTGCAGGAGGCCGGGATCATCGATATGGAGCCGCTTGCGTTCCTGCCACGCGTTGCTGCCGTCGGGTTTTACCCCACCGTGCAGACCGTGCTGGCGCAGGTGCTGATGATTCTCGGACTTCTGATCGGATTTGGCTGGAACCGGCATCATGCCGTGAAGCACGCGACGAGCAGATAG
- a CDS encoding carboxylesterase/lipase family protein, with protein MNPVVTTREGRLEGEFGAHGVSVFRGVPYAAPPVGALRLRAPAPMRTWAGTRDARRFRAPAPQDHGPLLDISSPDEDCLTLNVWTPACDRRRRAVMVWIHGGSFTVGSGAQGVYDGATLAAHGDVVVVTLNYRLGAIGFSFLRDLLGPAHELASNPGLLDQLAALAWVQRNIDAFGGDPDNVTVFGGSAGAMCIGSLLAVPQARGLFRRAILQSGAAHHATSCDEGSRIAEVLLHRLGVDPNRPDKLWSVPAAAIVKAQRACLRETILRGPRRRRLPQGAMTLIPVGDEELLPDAPFDAIAAGAARGVELLIGTNEDEWNYFLFLVEADKQEIDEATLAKVCEQRLPGRGSEAVALYRAVLGAGLSPARIYAAIESDRTFRIPVLRLAEAQLGHQGTTFMYRFGFHSPMFGGEMGACHGLETPFVFGTVDGEFGRAFSGGGAQAVDLSRRMLAAWAAFARTGDPNHDGLPEWRPYELSRRETMRLAPHCELQSAPLEAVQRFWDGVQ; from the coding sequence ATGAATCCCGTAGTTACCACACGCGAAGGGCGCCTCGAAGGCGAGTTCGGCGCGCACGGCGTCAGCGTTTTCCGGGGTGTGCCGTACGCGGCCCCGCCGGTCGGTGCGCTGCGCTTGCGCGCACCGGCACCGATGCGGACATGGGCGGGCACGCGCGATGCCCGACGCTTCCGTGCACCGGCACCGCAGGATCATGGGCCGCTGCTGGACATTTCCAGTCCCGACGAGGATTGCCTCACGCTGAACGTCTGGACGCCGGCCTGTGATCGCAGGCGCCGTGCGGTCATGGTGTGGATCCACGGCGGCAGCTTCACGGTCGGCTCCGGTGCGCAGGGCGTCTACGACGGCGCGACGCTCGCTGCGCACGGCGACGTGGTCGTGGTAACGCTCAACTACCGGCTCGGCGCCATCGGCTTCTCGTTCCTGCGCGATCTGCTGGGCCCGGCGCACGAGCTCGCGTCCAACCCGGGATTGCTGGATCAGCTCGCAGCGCTTGCCTGGGTACAGCGCAACATCGATGCCTTCGGCGGTGACCCGGACAATGTCACCGTGTTTGGCGGATCTGCCGGCGCCATGTGCATCGGCAGCCTGCTGGCAGTGCCGCAGGCACGAGGGCTGTTTCGCCGCGCGATCCTGCAAAGCGGTGCGGCGCACCATGCGACCAGCTGCGACGAAGGGTCGCGCATCGCAGAGGTCCTGCTGCATCGGCTCGGCGTCGACCCGAACCGGCCAGACAAGCTCTGGAGCGTGCCTGCCGCAGCGATCGTGAAGGCACAGCGTGCCTGCCTGCGCGAGACGATCCTGCGTGGCCCGCGCAGGCGGCGGCTGCCGCAAGGAGCGATGACGCTGATTCCGGTCGGCGACGAGGAACTGCTGCCCGACGCCCCCTTCGATGCGATCGCGGCAGGAGCGGCGCGCGGCGTCGAGCTTCTGATCGGAACGAACGAAGACGAGTGGAACTACTTCCTGTTTCTCGTTGAAGCCGACAAGCAGGAGATCGACGAGGCCACGCTGGCCAAGGTCTGCGAGCAGCGTCTGCCCGGGCGTGGCAGCGAAGCGGTTGCACTGTACCGGGCAGTGCTGGGTGCCGGACTGTCGCCGGCGAGGATCTACGCGGCCATCGAGTCGGACCGCACGTTCCGGATTCCGGTGCTGCGCCTGGCCGAGGCGCAGTTGGGGCATCAGGGTACGACGTTCATGTACCGTTTCGGCTTTCACTCGCCGATGTTCGGTGGCGAAATGGGCGCGTGCCACGGGCTCGAGACGCCGTTCGTGTTCGGCACCGTCGATGGCGAGTTCGGCCGTGCGTTTTCGGGTGGTGGGGCGCAGGCCGTGGACCTGTCGCGTCGCATGCTTGCTGCGTGGGCCGCCTTTGCGCGCACCGGTGACCCGAATCATGACGGTTTGCCCGAGTGGAGGCCTTATGAGCTGTCGCGTCGCGAGACGATGCGGCTGGCGCCGCACTGCGAACTGCAGTCGGCGCCGCTCGAGGCGGTGCAGCGGTTCTGGGACGGGGTGCAGTGA
- a CDS encoding nitrate/sulfonate/bicarbonate ABC transporter ATP-binding protein, with product METAALLDIRGIRKSFRKPDGGELLVLDGIDFGLREGEIVGFLGRSGSGKSTLLRLIAGLSEPSAGTVHYRGHAVNGPVAGISVVFQSFALFPWLTVLENVQLGLEALGLPGEEIRRRAVAAIDLIGLDGFESAYPRELSGGMRQRVGFARALVVHPDILLMDEPFSALDVLTAETLRTDFLDLWSEGQLPIKGVVLVTHNIEEAVLMCDRIIVFGSNPGRVLQEIRVALPHPRARLDPAFRDLVEQIYVEMTSRATSAPTGRRAERFPGTGIGTILAPVSTNLLAGLLETVAAPPYGGKADLPVIATSLQMEIDELFPVAETLQMLRFAEVAGGDIRLAHEGRRFADLDTDQRKQLFARQLLAYVALAAHIRRVLDERPANRAPWSRFADELEDHMSPGAAEQTLRTIIELGRYAEVFAYDDETQVFSLDNP from the coding sequence GTGGAAACCGCTGCGCTGCTGGACATCCGCGGCATTCGCAAGTCGTTTCGCAAGCCCGATGGCGGCGAGCTGCTGGTTCTGGACGGCATCGACTTCGGTTTGCGCGAAGGCGAGATCGTGGGATTTCTCGGGCGTTCGGGGTCAGGGAAGTCCACGCTGCTGCGCCTGATCGCGGGGCTGTCCGAACCCTCGGCGGGTACGGTTCACTATCGCGGACACGCGGTGAACGGACCGGTGGCCGGTATCTCGGTGGTGTTCCAGAGTTTCGCGCTGTTCCCTTGGCTGACGGTGCTGGAAAACGTGCAACTGGGTCTGGAGGCGCTTGGTCTGCCCGGCGAAGAGATACGCCGCCGTGCGGTGGCAGCGATCGACCTGATCGGCCTCGATGGGTTCGAATCCGCGTACCCGCGGGAATTGTCGGGCGGCATGCGCCAGCGCGTCGGTTTTGCGCGCGCGCTGGTGGTGCATCCGGACATTCTGCTGATGGACGAACCGTTCTCCGCACTCGACGTGCTCACTGCCGAGACGCTGCGCACCGATTTCCTGGACCTGTGGTCCGAGGGGCAGTTGCCGATCAAGGGGGTGGTCCTGGTCACGCACAACATCGAGGAGGCCGTGCTGATGTGCGACCGGATCATCGTGTTCGGCAGCAATCCCGGACGGGTGCTCCAGGAAATCCGCGTCGCTCTGCCGCACCCGCGTGCCCGCCTCGACCCTGCATTCCGTGATCTGGTCGAGCAGATCTATGTGGAGATGACGTCCCGGGCGACTTCTGCGCCCACCGGTCGCAGGGCCGAGCGTTTTCCCGGCACCGGTATCGGCACGATCCTGGCGCCGGTTTCGACCAACCTCCTCGCGGGCCTGCTCGAAACCGTGGCTGCACCGCCCTATGGCGGCAAGGCGGACCTGCCGGTCATCGCCACATCGCTGCAGATGGAAATCGACGAGCTGTTCCCGGTGGCCGAAACACTGCAGATGCTGCGTTTTGCCGAAGTGGCAGGCGGTGACATCCGGCTCGCGCACGAAGGCAGACGTTTCGCAGACCTGGATACCGACCAGCGCAAGCAGCTTTTTGCGCGGCAGCTGCTTGCCTACGTTGCGCTGGCGGCGCATATACGCCGGGTGCTGGACGAGCGACCCGCCAACCGGGCACCGTGGAGCCGTTTTGCGGATGAGCTCGAGGATCACATGTCACCGGGTGCTGCCGAGCAGACCCTGCGTACGATCATCGAACTTGGCCGCTACGCGGAGGTTTTTGCCTATGATGATGAAACACAGGTATTCAGCCTGGACAATCCCTGA
- a CDS encoding beta-lactamase family protein, translating to MEIGGSVQPGFERVREAFAQNFSEHGDVGAACCIYRDGHPVVDIWGGLADPSTGRRWQRDTLQLVFSAAKGPTAVCIHRLAEEGRLDIDAPIARYWPEFAAAGKQHITTRMVLTHRAGLAAVAGDLTLEQVLAWDPVVAAIAAQPPEWEPDTAHGYHARSFGWILGEIIRRISGDSPGRHLARTICGPLGLDYWVGLPTAEIGRCARLLPPDAAHSAAALLGASSLTARVMSGPSGLFGYNEMWNRPDVLMAEMPSSNGVGSARALAKLYAACCDEVDGIRLLQPATLEAASRVASRGPDLVVLVETCFGLGFSLPPMLGAGVGPRAFGHPGAGGSLAFADPEPNVAFAYVTNRMRFDPAGDPRVTGLVRALYDCTR from the coding sequence ATGGAGATCGGTGGATCGGTACAGCCTGGCTTCGAGCGCGTACGCGAGGCCTTTGCGCAGAATTTCAGCGAGCACGGCGACGTCGGCGCCGCCTGCTGCATTTACCGCGATGGCCATCCGGTAGTCGATATCTGGGGAGGTCTCGCCGACCCGTCGACCGGACGCCGGTGGCAGCGAGACACCCTGCAACTGGTGTTCTCCGCCGCCAAGGGACCGACCGCGGTCTGCATCCACCGCCTGGCGGAGGAAGGCCGGCTCGACATCGATGCGCCGATCGCACGTTACTGGCCTGAATTCGCCGCCGCGGGCAAGCAGCACATCACGACGCGCATGGTGCTGACGCATCGCGCGGGTCTGGCAGCGGTGGCCGGCGATCTCACGCTCGAGCAGGTGCTCGCCTGGGATCCGGTGGTCGCTGCAATCGCCGCACAGCCGCCCGAGTGGGAGCCCGACACCGCGCACGGCTACCACGCACGCAGCTTCGGCTGGATTCTCGGCGAGATCATCCGCCGAATCAGCGGCGACAGCCCGGGGCGTCATCTGGCGCGCACCATCTGCGGCCCGCTCGGACTGGACTACTGGGTCGGGCTGCCGACAGCGGAAATCGGACGCTGCGCGCGGCTGCTTCCTCCCGACGCTGCGCATTCGGCAGCGGCCCTGCTCGGCGCCAGCAGCCTGACGGCACGCGTGATGAGCGGCCCGTCCGGGCTGTTCGGCTACAACGAGATGTGGAACCGCCCCGACGTGCTGATGGCAGAAATGCCCTCGTCGAACGGTGTCGGGTCGGCACGGGCGCTTGCGAAGCTCTATGCGGCGTGCTGTGACGAGGTCGACGGCATCCGCCTGCTGCAGCCCGCAACGCTGGAAGCGGCATCACGGGTCGCCTCGCGTGGCCCCGATCTGGTCGTGCTGGTCGAGACCTGTTTCGGTCTCGGGTTCAGCCTGCCACCGATGCTCGGAGCTGGCGTCGGACCACGCGCCTTCGGTCACCCCGGAGCGGGTGGTTCGCTTGCCTTTGCCGATCCGGAACCGAACGTCGCGTTCGCGTATGTGACCAATCGCATGCGCTTCGACCCGGCAGGCGATCCGCGAGTGACAGGACTGGTGCGCGCACTCTACGATTGCACACGCTGA
- a CDS encoding TIGR03564 family F420-dependent LLM class oxidoreductase: MRIGIGLSAVMGAEGALDEIIGRVRKAEADGFDSAWMSHIFGPDAITLLALAGRETRRIELGTFVVPTWPRHPSALAQQALTASAASSGRFTLGIGLSHRIVIENMLGLDYARPAHHMREYLSVLIPLLEKREVSFRGEEFKVALQLRMSGMPRPKVLVAALGPRMLQLAGELTDGTATWMGGPKYLAGTAVPAIRAAAAKAGRGAPRIVAGFPVAVTRDARATRAARASAAETFAAYGQLPSYRAVLDIEGAAEPADIAIIGSAAEVRSQFEALAAAGVTDLNALPFAVDGDPHVMMRTYEFLAEAARSGV; this comes from the coding sequence ATGCGTATCGGGATAGGGCTGAGTGCGGTCATGGGCGCCGAGGGCGCACTCGACGAGATCATCGGTCGGGTGCGCAAGGCGGAAGCCGATGGTTTCGATTCGGCGTGGATGAGCCATATCTTCGGCCCCGACGCGATCACGCTGCTGGCGCTCGCCGGGCGCGAGACGCGCAGGATCGAACTCGGAACCTTTGTCGTGCCGACCTGGCCGCGGCATCCGAGTGCACTGGCGCAGCAGGCGCTGACCGCGAGTGCTGCGAGCAGCGGGCGTTTCACGCTCGGCATCGGTCTCAGCCACCGGATCGTCATCGAGAACATGCTGGGGCTGGATTACGCGAGGCCTGCGCACCACATGCGCGAATATCTTTCGGTGCTGATACCGTTGCTGGAAAAGCGTGAGGTGAGTTTCCGCGGCGAGGAGTTCAAGGTGGCGTTGCAGTTGCGGATGTCGGGTATGCCGCGGCCGAAGGTGCTCGTCGCCGCGCTCGGGCCGCGGATGCTGCAGCTGGCGGGGGAGCTGACAGACGGTACGGCGACGTGGATGGGTGGGCCGAAGTACCTGGCGGGCACTGCGGTGCCGGCGATCCGCGCGGCAGCAGCGAAGGCAGGCCGTGGCGCACCACGGATCGTGGCCGGTTTTCCGGTAGCCGTGACGCGGGACGCGCGCGCCACACGCGCCGCACGCGCGTCGGCTGCGGAGACCTTCGCTGCGTATGGGCAGTTGCCGTCCTACCGGGCCGTGCTGGACATCGAAGGCGCGGCCGAGCCTGCCGACATCGCGATCATCGGTTCGGCTGCAGAAGTGCGCAGCCAGTTCGAGGCGCTGGCGGCTGCCGGCGTCACCGATCTGAACGCGTTGCCATTTGCCGTGGACGGTGACCCCCACGTCATGATGCGGACTTACGAATTCCTCGCGGAAGCGGCGCGTTCGGGGGTGTAG
- a CDS encoding uracil-DNA glycosylase, whose product MDKAFARRMLTRLEPWFETIRSFRDRSDAHALFDPNTAAGRIRFDNLQIFLRQLLPWRPTVLLIGEAPGYRGAWRTGVNFCSEKIMMGPKDRFGLFGGSEAGYRRIEENARLWGEASATVAQRAFQELPAPVLVWPALPLHPHKPGDDESNRTPTTGELRRDAVPQLGRLIEIYKPQHIAAIGNIGQSALAELGIDAVKIRHPAHGGGPAFRAGLLALMESAAQR is encoded by the coding sequence ATGGACAAGGCTTTCGCACGCCGCATGCTGACGCGACTCGAACCCTGGTTCGAGACCATCAGAAGCTTCAGGGACCGTAGCGACGCGCACGCGCTTTTCGACCCGAACACTGCAGCCGGGCGCATCCGCTTCGACAACCTGCAGATATTTCTGAGGCAGCTCCTGCCGTGGCGGCCCACGGTGCTGCTGATCGGCGAGGCTCCCGGCTATCGGGGCGCGTGGCGTACCGGGGTCAACTTCTGCTCGGAGAAGATCATGATGGGTCCGAAGGATCGCTTCGGGCTGTTCGGCGGCAGCGAAGCCGGCTACCGTCGCATCGAGGAGAACGCAAGGCTCTGGGGTGAGGCGAGCGCCACCGTGGCCCAGCGCGCCTTCCAGGAACTGCCGGCACCGGTACTCGTCTGGCCGGCATTGCCACTGCATCCGCACAAGCCCGGCGACGACGAGTCGAACCGCACGCCCACGACGGGCGAACTGCGTCGCGATGCGGTGCCACAACTCGGGCGGTTGATCGAGATCTACAAGCCGCAACACATCGCCGCGATCGGCAACATCGGTCAGAGCGCACTCGCCGAGCTCGGCATCGACGCCGTGAAGATCCGCCACCCCGCCCACGGTGGTGGCCCGGCGTTTCGCGCCGGGCTGCTGGCACTGATGGAGAGTGCTGCGCAGCGCTAG
- a CDS encoding ABC transporter permease subunit has product MGPRLEAEVRVKGVLRAARVVARHLQPNLRDLVAVLLVLGLLVVLAEASRSFMQPLPEPDSTTISLQPSVLPEYALRTSLRMMAAMLLSLLFTFTYATWAAKSRRAEQVLIPLLDILQSVPILGFISVTVVFFMSLAPGLMLGAELAAIFAIFTSQAWNMAFSFYQSLRTVPEELAEVSRAFGLGPWMRFWKLEVPFATPSLVWNMMMSMSGGWFFVVASEAISVGDTVVTLPGIGSYITLAIAERDLAAIAWAILAMLVTILVYDQLFFRPLVAWADRFRFEQESAVLPPRSWVLTVLQRSRLVKLATRGFATVWRRSYRKTPPQPADAAVVHRQERKIVSMRSERLWSGLIAAVCLLALWKTAAFVMAGVTLAEVSRAFALGFATMLRVFVLIALASVVWVPVGVWLGLRPGAARIAQPIAQFMAAFPANLLFPLAVSAIVALRLDPDIWLSPLMILGTQWYILFNVIAGASTIPGELRDIATNLRVRGWLWWRRVALPAVFPFYMTGAITASGGSWNASIVAEVARWGDVTLRAHGLGAYVTEATEAGDFHRIVLGIAVMSAFVVVINRGFWRPLYTLAERKFRLG; this is encoded by the coding sequence ATGGGGCCGCGGCTGGAAGCGGAGGTGAGAGTGAAGGGGGTGTTGCGAGCAGCCCGCGTGGTGGCGCGCCACTTGCAGCCGAACCTGCGGGACCTCGTCGCCGTCCTGCTGGTGCTGGGTCTGCTGGTCGTGCTCGCCGAGGCAAGCCGCAGCTTCATGCAGCCACTGCCTGAGCCGGACAGCACGACGATCAGCCTGCAGCCTTCGGTGCTGCCGGAGTATGCGCTGCGTACCTCGTTGCGAATGATGGCGGCGATGCTGCTGTCGCTGCTGTTCACGTTCACCTATGCGACCTGGGCCGCGAAGAGCCGGCGTGCCGAACAGGTGCTGATCCCGCTGCTCGATATCCTGCAGTCGGTGCCGATCCTCGGCTTCATTTCGGTCACCGTCGTGTTCTTCATGTCGCTTGCGCCGGGGCTGATGCTGGGTGCCGAGCTGGCCGCGATCTTTGCGATCTTCACCAGCCAGGCATGGAATATGGCGTTCAGCTTCTACCAGTCGCTGCGCACCGTGCCCGAGGAGCTGGCCGAGGTGTCGCGTGCCTTCGGTCTCGGCCCCTGGATGCGTTTCTGGAAGCTCGAGGTGCCGTTCGCCACGCCGTCACTGGTCTGGAACATGATGATGTCGATGTCGGGTGGCTGGTTCTTCGTCGTTGCTTCGGAGGCGATCAGCGTCGGCGACACCGTGGTGACACTGCCCGGTATCGGGTCCTATATCACGCTGGCCATCGCCGAACGTGATCTGGCGGCCATCGCGTGGGCCATTCTGGCGATGCTCGTTACGATCCTGGTCTACGACCAGCTTTTCTTCAGGCCGCTGGTGGCCTGGGCCGACCGCTTCCGCTTCGAACAGGAGTCTGCGGTTCTGCCCCCGCGTTCCTGGGTGTTGACGGTGTTGCAGCGCTCGAGGCTGGTGAAGCTGGCCACGCGCGGGTTCGCCACGGTCTGGCGACGCAGCTACCGCAAGACCCCGCCACAACCAGCCGATGCAGCGGTAGTCCACCGGCAAGAGCGAAAGATCGTGTCGATGCGCAGTGAACGCCTGTGGTCGGGGCTGATCGCTGCGGTCTGCCTGCTTGCGCTGTGGAAGACCGCTGCCTTCGTGATGGCGGGCGTGACCCTGGCCGAGGTGTCGCGCGCCTTCGCACTCGGCTTCGCGACGATGCTGCGCGTGTTCGTGCTGATCGCGCTTGCCAGCGTCGTCTGGGTGCCGGTCGGCGTCTGGCTCGGCCTGCGTCCGGGGGCTGCGCGCATCGCTCAGCCGATTGCGCAGTTCATGGCGGCCTTTCCGGCCAACCTGCTGTTTCCACTGGCGGTCTCCGCCATCGTCGCGCTGCGGCTCGACCCGGACATCTGGCTGAGCCCGCTGATGATCCTCGGTACCCAGTGGTACATCCTGTTCAACGTGATCGCCGGTGCCTCGACGATTCCCGGCGAGTTGCGTGACATCGCCACCAATCTGCGTGTCCGGGGCTGGCTGTGGTGGCGGCGGGTGGCGTTGCCCGCCGTATTCCCGTTCTACATGACCGGCGCCATCACCGCCTCGGGTGGGTCGTGGAACGCCAGCATCGTCGCCGAGGTCGCACGCTGGGGCGATGTCACGCTGCGGGCGCACGGGCTGGGAGCCTACGTCACCGAAGCAACCGAGGCGGGTGACTTTCATCGGATCGTGCTCGGAATCGCGGTCATGAGCGCCTTCGTCGTCGTCATCAACCGCGGTTTCTGGCGACCGCTGTACACGCTGGCGGAACGCAAGTTCCGGCTGGGCTGA